A region from the Triticum urartu cultivar G1812 chromosome 1, Tu2.1, whole genome shotgun sequence genome encodes:
- the LOC125513462 gene encoding SH2 domain-containing protein A-like isoform X3, with protein MAAPAEPGGIEGYLGLRDVRVELDLGKARGGGEGGEGAGGGFAVCFWLYLSGSARPSPVILHQITAGDGNKLPFLALSEGNKLLLFPLLSLHKQAPSSSNSSPWTDTTYISAVNECPLEHWIHIGCEVTENVMRLHIDGDLVAEAHLCSLSSQLDNQDDAYQVCLLGNNGKVDGYVYNVQVLSMLGAIQEQYTENPPSKLSIDYSCCDGIEEGDDGIWCIVGGKASCRRNFMLEVVLTNAFGEHMNKDTQIVASLVYADNGALVEKSRDDAEPPLLIACEGLEYPAESRPLPILRGRALFKLKISQLSSKCDNKLFRVYFSTLHTRKYPFLEASSKPIRCISRGRPSRPLSAAKRTSSATVDEIHLFNNGQGLDRDGKANSCSLSHDQSSVACLHPSKFLKVEGDGTETHKMVSQARKMVVEAQSVRTESTMSDSDSIDARSSWSGSDKDEAETLSDAMIFRYCLEGTYERSTFLKSAASSINVDDLITLANEVSLYSGCSHHRNQILISKQLLEEGAVTWSIISKNKERALWSSAVPEIMSKFMDIAHSTNRGLSEQDLEVLKGIAGCGADLGRNEFDRLWYWLYPVAVSLSKDKINSLWGCTAPAWIEGLITTEEAENALRSSRELLKKPGTFVLRFPTTRSWPHPDAGSLVVTYVGSDNSIHHRLLSLDVSDARAGSLQDLLLQEPELLQLGRVDRLPTAMKY; from the exons ATGGCGGCGCCGGCAGAACCCGGTGGAATCGAGGGCTACCTCGGCCTCCGCGACGTGCGGGTCGAGCTGGACCTGGGTAAGGCCCGAGGCGGGGGAGAAGGAGGCGAGGGCGCGGGGGGAGGATTCGCCGTCTGCTTCTGGCTCTACCTCTCCGGCTCCGCGAGGCCTTCCCCGGTTATCCTTCACCAG ATAACTGCAGGAGATGGCAATAAGTTGCCATTTCTTGCTTTAAGTGAAGGAAATAAGCTGCTTCTCTTCCCATTGCTGAGTTTGCACAAGCAAGCTCCTAGTTCCTCTAATTCCTCTCCATGGACTGACACGACCTATATATCGGCTGTAAATGAATGCCCTCTTGAGCACTGGATACACATTGGATGCGAG GTTACTGAAAATGTTATGCGCCTTCACATTGATGGCGATCTAGTTGCCGAGGCTCATCTTTGTTCACTATCTAGCCAGCTAGACAATCAAGATGATGCATACCAAGTTTGCTTACTTGGAAACAATGGCAAGGTCGACGGCTATGTCTACAATGTCCAAGTGCTATCTATGCTAGGAGCCATACAGGAGCAATACACAGAG AATCCACCGTCTAAGCTATCTATTGACTACTCGTGCTGCGACGGAATTGAGGAAGGCGATGATGGCATTTGGTGCATTGTCGGTGGGAAG GCTTCTTGTCGGAGGAACTTCATGTTGGAAGTAGTACTAACGAACGCTTTTGGTGAACATATGAACAAGGATACACAG ATTGTTGCTTCACTTGTCTATGCTGACAATGGAGCATTAGTCGAGAAATCAAGGGATGATGCAGAACCTCCCCTACTGATTGCTTGCGAAGGACTTGAATACCCAGCTGAAAGCAGGCCTCTTCCAATTCTTCGTGGGCGTGCACTATTTAAGCTCAAGATATCTCAG CTCTCTTCTAAATGTGACAATAAGCTGTTCCGCGTTTATTTCTCAACACTTCACACACGCAAATATCCTTTTCTGGAGGCATCTTCCAAGCCAATTCGCTGTATATCCCGAGGCCGCCCCAGCCGTCCATTGAGTGCTGCAAAGCGGACAAGTTCTGCAACAGTCGATGAAATTCATTTGTTTAACAATGGACAAGGTCTTGATCGTGATGGCAAAGCAAATTCTTGCTCACTGTCTCATGATCAAAGTTCAGTGGCGTGTTTGCATCCATCCAAGTTTCTCAAGGTAGAAGGCGATGGAACAGAGACTCACAAAATGGTATCCCAG GCTAGAAAGATGGTAGTGGAAGCACAAAGTGTCAGAACTGAATCTACGATGTCAGACTCCGACAGCATTGATGCGAGAAGTTCTTGGAGTGGATCAGATAAGGATGAAGCTGAAACTCTTTCAGATGCTATGATCTTCAGATATTGTCTAGAAGGAACGTATGAGCGGTCAACATTTCTTAAAAGTGCAGCTTCTTCCATCAATGTGGACGATTTGATCACACTTGCAAATGAGGTCTCTTTGTATAGTGGATGCTCCCATCACAG AAACCAAATATTAATTTCAAAGCAATTGCTTGAAGAGGGTGCTGTAACTTGGAGCATAATCTCAAAGAACAAGGAGCGTGCTCTTTGGTCATCTGCAGTTCCTGAAATCATGTCAAAATTTATGGACATCGCGCATTCTACGAACAGAGGTTTGTCAGAACAG GATCTGGAGGTTTTAAAAGGAATTGCTGGCTGTGGGGCTGATCTTGGAAGGAACGAATTTGATAGGCTATGGTATTGGCTATACCCAGTGGCCGTTTCTCTGTCGAAAGATAAAATCAACAGCCTATGGGGTTGCACTGCACCTGCGTGGATAGAGGGATTGATTACAACAGAGGAAGCCGAGAATGCGCTAAGAAGCTCCAGGGAACTGCTCAAGAAGCCGGGAACATTCGTTCTCAGATTCCCTACCACACGAAGCTGGCCACATCCAGATGCTGGAAGCCTCGTTGTCACCTATGTTGGCTCCGATAACTCAATTCACCACAGACTTCTCTCCCTGGATGTCAG CGATGCTAGGGCTGGGAGTCTACAAGATTTGCTGCTGCAGGAGCCTGAACTACTCCAGTTAGGCAG GGTTGATCGCCTACCGACTGCCATGAAATATTAA
- the LOC125513462 gene encoding SH2 domain-containing protein B-like isoform X2, with product MAAPAEPGGIEGYLGLRDVRVELDLGKARGGGEGGEGAGGGFAVCFWLYLSGSARPSPVILHQITAGDGNKLPFLALSEGNKLLLFPLLSLHKQAPSSSNSSPWTDTTYISAVNECPLEHWIHIGCEVTENVMRLHIDGDLVAEAHLCSLSSQLDNQDDAYQVCLLGNNGKVDGYVYNVQVLSMLGAIQEQYTENPPSKLSIDYSCCDGIEEGDDGIWCIVGGKASCRRNFMLEVVLTNAFGEHMNKDTQIVASLVYADNGALVEKSRDDAEPPLLIACEGLEYPAESRPLPILRGRALFKLKISQLSSKCDNKLFRVYFSTLHTRKYPFLEASSKPIRCISRGRPSRPLSAAKRTSSATVDEIHLFNNGQGLDRDGKANSCSLSHDQSSVACLHPSKFLKVEGDGTETHKMVSQSKQARKMVVEAQSVRTESTMSDSDSIDARSSWSGSDKDEAETLSDAMIFRYCLEGTYERSTFLKSAASSINVDDLITLANEVSLYSGCSHHRNQILISKQLLEEGAVTWSIISKNKERALWSSAVPEIMSKFMDIAHSTNRGLSEQDLEVLKGIAGCGADLGRNEFDRLWYWLYPVAVSLSKDKINSLWGCTAPAWIEGLITTEEAENALRSSRELLKKPGTFVLRFPTTRSWPHPDAGSLVVTYVGSDNSIHHRLLSLDVSDARAGSLQDLLLQEPELLQLGRVDRLPTAMKY from the exons ATGGCGGCGCCGGCAGAACCCGGTGGAATCGAGGGCTACCTCGGCCTCCGCGACGTGCGGGTCGAGCTGGACCTGGGTAAGGCCCGAGGCGGGGGAGAAGGAGGCGAGGGCGCGGGGGGAGGATTCGCCGTCTGCTTCTGGCTCTACCTCTCCGGCTCCGCGAGGCCTTCCCCGGTTATCCTTCACCAG ATAACTGCAGGAGATGGCAATAAGTTGCCATTTCTTGCTTTAAGTGAAGGAAATAAGCTGCTTCTCTTCCCATTGCTGAGTTTGCACAAGCAAGCTCCTAGTTCCTCTAATTCCTCTCCATGGACTGACACGACCTATATATCGGCTGTAAATGAATGCCCTCTTGAGCACTGGATACACATTGGATGCGAG GTTACTGAAAATGTTATGCGCCTTCACATTGATGGCGATCTAGTTGCCGAGGCTCATCTTTGTTCACTATCTAGCCAGCTAGACAATCAAGATGATGCATACCAAGTTTGCTTACTTGGAAACAATGGCAAGGTCGACGGCTATGTCTACAATGTCCAAGTGCTATCTATGCTAGGAGCCATACAGGAGCAATACACAGAG AATCCACCGTCTAAGCTATCTATTGACTACTCGTGCTGCGACGGAATTGAGGAAGGCGATGATGGCATTTGGTGCATTGTCGGTGGGAAG GCTTCTTGTCGGAGGAACTTCATGTTGGAAGTAGTACTAACGAACGCTTTTGGTGAACATATGAACAAGGATACACAG ATTGTTGCTTCACTTGTCTATGCTGACAATGGAGCATTAGTCGAGAAATCAAGGGATGATGCAGAACCTCCCCTACTGATTGCTTGCGAAGGACTTGAATACCCAGCTGAAAGCAGGCCTCTTCCAATTCTTCGTGGGCGTGCACTATTTAAGCTCAAGATATCTCAG CTCTCTTCTAAATGTGACAATAAGCTGTTCCGCGTTTATTTCTCAACACTTCACACACGCAAATATCCTTTTCTGGAGGCATCTTCCAAGCCAATTCGCTGTATATCCCGAGGCCGCCCCAGCCGTCCATTGAGTGCTGCAAAGCGGACAAGTTCTGCAACAGTCGATGAAATTCATTTGTTTAACAATGGACAAGGTCTTGATCGTGATGGCAAAGCAAATTCTTGCTCACTGTCTCATGATCAAAGTTCAGTGGCGTGTTTGCATCCATCCAAGTTTCTCAAGGTAGAAGGCGATGGAACAGAGACTCACAAAATGGTATCCCAG AGTAAGCAGGCTAGAAAGATGGTAGTGGAAGCACAAAGTGTCAGAACTGAATCTACGATGTCAGACTCCGACAGCATTGATGCGAGAAGTTCTTGGAGTGGATCAGATAAGGATGAAGCTGAAACTCTTTCAGATGCTATGATCTTCAGATATTGTCTAGAAGGAACGTATGAGCGGTCAACATTTCTTAAAAGTGCAGCTTCTTCCATCAATGTGGACGATTTGATCACACTTGCAAATGAGGTCTCTTTGTATAGTGGATGCTCCCATCACAG AAACCAAATATTAATTTCAAAGCAATTGCTTGAAGAGGGTGCTGTAACTTGGAGCATAATCTCAAAGAACAAGGAGCGTGCTCTTTGGTCATCTGCAGTTCCTGAAATCATGTCAAAATTTATGGACATCGCGCATTCTACGAACAGAGGTTTGTCAGAACAG GATCTGGAGGTTTTAAAAGGAATTGCTGGCTGTGGGGCTGATCTTGGAAGGAACGAATTTGATAGGCTATGGTATTGGCTATACCCAGTGGCCGTTTCTCTGTCGAAAGATAAAATCAACAGCCTATGGGGTTGCACTGCACCTGCGTGGATAGAGGGATTGATTACAACAGAGGAAGCCGAGAATGCGCTAAGAAGCTCCAGGGAACTGCTCAAGAAGCCGGGAACATTCGTTCTCAGATTCCCTACCACACGAAGCTGGCCACATCCAGATGCTGGAAGCCTCGTTGTCACCTATGTTGGCTCCGATAACTCAATTCACCACAGACTTCTCTCCCTGGATGTCAG CGATGCTAGGGCTGGGAGTCTACAAGATTTGCTGCTGCAGGAGCCTGAACTACTCCAGTTAGGCAG GGTTGATCGCCTACCGACTGCCATGAAATATTAA
- the LOC125513462 gene encoding SH2 domain-containing protein B-like isoform X1, producing MAAPAEPGGIEGYLGLRDVRVELDLGKARGGGEGGEGAGGGFAVCFWLYLSGSARPSPVILHQITAGDGNKLPFLALSEGNKLLLFPLLSLHKQAPSSSNSSPWTDTTYISAVNECPLEHWIHIGCEVTENVMRLHIDGDLVAEAHLCSLSSQLDNQDDAYQVCLLGNNGKVDGYVYNVQVLSMLGAIQEQYTENPPSKLSIDYSCCDGIEEGDDGIWCIVGGKASCRRNFMLEVVLTNAFGEHMNKDTQIVASLVYADNGALVEKSRDDAEPPLLIACEGLEYPAESRPLPILRGRALFKLKISQLSSKCDNKLFRVYFSTLHTRKYPFLEASSKPIRCISRGRPSRPLSAAKRTSSATVDEIHLFNNGQGLDRDGKANSCSLSHDQSSVACLHPSKFLKVEGDGTETHKMVSQLMVCLQSKQARKMVVEAQSVRTESTMSDSDSIDARSSWSGSDKDEAETLSDAMIFRYCLEGTYERSTFLKSAASSINVDDLITLANEVSLYSGCSHHRNQILISKQLLEEGAVTWSIISKNKERALWSSAVPEIMSKFMDIAHSTNRGLSEQDLEVLKGIAGCGADLGRNEFDRLWYWLYPVAVSLSKDKINSLWGCTAPAWIEGLITTEEAENALRSSRELLKKPGTFVLRFPTTRSWPHPDAGSLVVTYVGSDNSIHHRLLSLDVSDARAGSLQDLLLQEPELLQLGRVDRLPTAMKY from the exons ATGGCGGCGCCGGCAGAACCCGGTGGAATCGAGGGCTACCTCGGCCTCCGCGACGTGCGGGTCGAGCTGGACCTGGGTAAGGCCCGAGGCGGGGGAGAAGGAGGCGAGGGCGCGGGGGGAGGATTCGCCGTCTGCTTCTGGCTCTACCTCTCCGGCTCCGCGAGGCCTTCCCCGGTTATCCTTCACCAG ATAACTGCAGGAGATGGCAATAAGTTGCCATTTCTTGCTTTAAGTGAAGGAAATAAGCTGCTTCTCTTCCCATTGCTGAGTTTGCACAAGCAAGCTCCTAGTTCCTCTAATTCCTCTCCATGGACTGACACGACCTATATATCGGCTGTAAATGAATGCCCTCTTGAGCACTGGATACACATTGGATGCGAG GTTACTGAAAATGTTATGCGCCTTCACATTGATGGCGATCTAGTTGCCGAGGCTCATCTTTGTTCACTATCTAGCCAGCTAGACAATCAAGATGATGCATACCAAGTTTGCTTACTTGGAAACAATGGCAAGGTCGACGGCTATGTCTACAATGTCCAAGTGCTATCTATGCTAGGAGCCATACAGGAGCAATACACAGAG AATCCACCGTCTAAGCTATCTATTGACTACTCGTGCTGCGACGGAATTGAGGAAGGCGATGATGGCATTTGGTGCATTGTCGGTGGGAAG GCTTCTTGTCGGAGGAACTTCATGTTGGAAGTAGTACTAACGAACGCTTTTGGTGAACATATGAACAAGGATACACAG ATTGTTGCTTCACTTGTCTATGCTGACAATGGAGCATTAGTCGAGAAATCAAGGGATGATGCAGAACCTCCCCTACTGATTGCTTGCGAAGGACTTGAATACCCAGCTGAAAGCAGGCCTCTTCCAATTCTTCGTGGGCGTGCACTATTTAAGCTCAAGATATCTCAG CTCTCTTCTAAATGTGACAATAAGCTGTTCCGCGTTTATTTCTCAACACTTCACACACGCAAATATCCTTTTCTGGAGGCATCTTCCAAGCCAATTCGCTGTATATCCCGAGGCCGCCCCAGCCGTCCATTGAGTGCTGCAAAGCGGACAAGTTCTGCAACAGTCGATGAAATTCATTTGTTTAACAATGGACAAGGTCTTGATCGTGATGGCAAAGCAAATTCTTGCTCACTGTCTCATGATCAAAGTTCAGTGGCGTGTTTGCATCCATCCAAGTTTCTCAAGGTAGAAGGCGATGGAACAGAGACTCACAAAATGGTATCCCAG TTAATGGTTTGTTTGCAGAGTAAGCAGGCTAGAAAGATGGTAGTGGAAGCACAAAGTGTCAGAACTGAATCTACGATGTCAGACTCCGACAGCATTGATGCGAGAAGTTCTTGGAGTGGATCAGATAAGGATGAAGCTGAAACTCTTTCAGATGCTATGATCTTCAGATATTGTCTAGAAGGAACGTATGAGCGGTCAACATTTCTTAAAAGTGCAGCTTCTTCCATCAATGTGGACGATTTGATCACACTTGCAAATGAGGTCTCTTTGTATAGTGGATGCTCCCATCACAG AAACCAAATATTAATTTCAAAGCAATTGCTTGAAGAGGGTGCTGTAACTTGGAGCATAATCTCAAAGAACAAGGAGCGTGCTCTTTGGTCATCTGCAGTTCCTGAAATCATGTCAAAATTTATGGACATCGCGCATTCTACGAACAGAGGTTTGTCAGAACAG GATCTGGAGGTTTTAAAAGGAATTGCTGGCTGTGGGGCTGATCTTGGAAGGAACGAATTTGATAGGCTATGGTATTGGCTATACCCAGTGGCCGTTTCTCTGTCGAAAGATAAAATCAACAGCCTATGGGGTTGCACTGCACCTGCGTGGATAGAGGGATTGATTACAACAGAGGAAGCCGAGAATGCGCTAAGAAGCTCCAGGGAACTGCTCAAGAAGCCGGGAACATTCGTTCTCAGATTCCCTACCACACGAAGCTGGCCACATCCAGATGCTGGAAGCCTCGTTGTCACCTATGTTGGCTCCGATAACTCAATTCACCACAGACTTCTCTCCCTGGATGTCAG CGATGCTAGGGCTGGGAGTCTACAAGATTTGCTGCTGCAGGAGCCTGAACTACTCCAGTTAGGCAG GGTTGATCGCCTACCGACTGCCATGAAATATTAA